In Rutidosis leptorrhynchoides isolate AG116_Rl617_1_P2 chromosome 2, CSIRO_AGI_Rlap_v1, whole genome shotgun sequence, one genomic interval encodes:
- the LOC139891702 gene encoding hsp70-Hsp90 organizing protein 1-like, with product MADEAKAKGNAAFSAGNYSDAIRHFTDAINLSPTNHVLYSNRSAAYASLNQFTEALTDAKKTVDLKPDWSKGYSRLGAAHHGLRQYDDAVSAYKKGLEVDPNNETLKSGLSDAQSAQSAAASRSRDSARGGPANSLFGDAFGPDMLAKLTADPSTRMFMQQPDFVNMMMDLQRNPNNLNLYLKDQRVMQALSVLLNVKMQSGSGSGFGDDVEMPDSPPKERKRPADEAESAKEKKREPEPEPEPMDVSEEEREVKERKAQAQKEKEAGNGAYKKKDFDTAIGHYSKAIELDDTDISFLTNRAAVYLEMGKYDECIKDCDKAVERGRELRSDYKMVARALTRKGTALVKMAKTSKDYEPAIETFQKALTEHRNPDTLKKLNDAERAKKELEQQEYYDPELAEKEREKGNEYFKEQKYPDAIRHYTEALRRNPKDPKAYSNRAACYTKLGAMPEGLKDAEKCIEIDPKFSKGYTRKGAIQFFMKEFDKALETYQEGLKHDPQNPELLDGVRSCVQQINRASRGDLTPDELKERQAKAMQDPEIQNILTDPVMAQVLKDLQENPKAAQDHMKNPSVMNKIQKLISAGIVQMR from the exons ATGGCAGACGAAGCTAAAGCAAAAGGTAACGCAGCGTTCTCGGCCGGTAATTACTCTGACGCCATCCGTCACTTCACCGACGCAATCAATCTCTCACCAACAAATCACGTTTTATACTCCAATCGATCCGCTGCTTACGCCTCATTGAATCAATTTACCGAAGCGTTAACTGACGCTAAAAAAACTGTCGATCTGAAACCTGATTGGTCTAAAGGCTACTCTCGGCTCGGAGCCGCTCATCACGGCTTACGTCAATACGACGACGCCGTTTCAGCTTATAAAAAAGGTCTAGAAGTTGATCCTAATAACGAAACATTGAAATCTGGTTTAAGTGATGCTCAATCAGCACAGTCAGCTGCTGCATCTAGATCACGTGACTCGGCACGTGGTGGACCGGCTAATAGTTTATTTGGCGATGCGTTTGGACCGGATATGTTGGCTAAGTTAACCGCTGACCCGTCTACACGGATGTTTATGCAACAACCGGATTTTGTAAACATGATGATGGATTTACAACGAAACCCTAACAATTTGAATTTGTATCTGAAGGATCAGAGAGTGATGCAAGCGTTGAGTGTGTTGTTGAATGTGAAGATGCaaagtggtagtggtagtggttttggagatgaCGTGGAGATGCCGGATTCGCCGCCGAAAGAGCGGAAACGGCCGGCAGATGAAGCTGAATCGGCGAAGGAGAAGAAGCGTGAGCCGGAACCGGAACCTGAACCGATGGATGTATCGGAAGAAGAGAGGGAGGTTAAGGAGAGGAAAGCGCAGGCGCAGAAGGAGAAAGAGGCTGGTAATGGTGCTTATAAGAAGAAGGATTTTGATACTGCTATTGGACATTATAGTAAAGCTATTGAATTGGATGACACTGATATTTCGTTTCTTACTAATAGGGCTGCTGTGTACTTGGAGATGGGGAAG TATGATGAATGTATTAAAGATTGTGATAAAGCTGTGGAGAGAGGAAGGGAGCTTCGTTCAGACTATAAGATGGTTGCAAGGGCTTTGACAAGAAAGGGGACTGCATTGGTTAAGATGGCTAAAACATCGAAAGACTATGAACCTGCAATTGAGACTTTTCAGAAAGCCCTTACAGAGCATCGAAACCCAGATACTTTGAAGAAGCTAAATGATGCAGAAAGAGCAAAGAAGGAACTGGAGCAGCAGGAGTACTATGACCCTGAACTTGCTGAAAAAGAGCGTGAAAAAG GGAATGAATATTTTAAAGAGCAGAAGTACCCAGATGCCATTAGGCACTACACGGAAGCTTTGAGAAGAAATCCCAAGGACCCGAAG GCATACAGTAATAGAGCTGCTTGCTACACAAAACTCGGTGCAATGCCAGAAGGTTTAAAAGATGCTGAAAAATGCATTGAAATTGATCCGAAATTCTCCAAGGGTTACACAAGAAAAGGTGCCATCCAGTTTTTCATGAAAGAGTTTGACAAAGCTTTAGAGACTTATCAGGAGGGATTAAAACACGATCCTCAAAACCCAGAGTTGCTAGACGGTGTGAGGAG CTGCGTGCAACAAATTAACCGAGCCAGCCGTGGAGATTTGACACCTGATGAGTTGAAGGAGAGACAG GCAAAGGCAATGCAAGATCCAGAAATTCAGAATATCCTTACAGATCCTGTTATGGCCCAA GTGTTGAAGGATCTTCAAGAGAACCCAAAGGCTGCGCAAGATCACATGAAGAATCCTTCTGTGATGAACAAGATTCAGAAGTTGATCAGTGCTGGAATTGTGCAGATGAGATAA
- the LOC139891703 gene encoding vacuolar-processing enzyme-like — MYDDIANHPSNPRPGVVINSPNGSDVYAGVPKDYTGENVTTTNFFGVLLGNESMVTGGSKKVVASKPEDKIFVYFTDHGGPGVLCMPNFPYIYADDFINVLGMKHEMETYDEMVIYVEACESGSIFEGLLPADMDIYVTTASNANESSWATYCPGMKPSPPPEFDTCLGDLYSISWMEDSDSEDLRNETLEQQYKRVKMRTYNNHSSIGSHVMQYGNLQMSNETVSVYQGSSPWNFTADPIGYFIPMGVVDQRDADLYSMWQKYKRSTEESQENAELLKNINDVTAHRAHLDTSVNMVKEYLLGNRLISSRDQGSALVDDWRCLKSMVRTFETYCESLTQYGMKHTRTFADLCNNGVTEKSMDQATKAACSSYKMGQWNPAIFGYSA, encoded by the exons ATGTATGATGATATTGCCAATCATCCAAGCAACCCAAGGCCGGGTGTCGTAATTAACAGTCCCAATGGCTCAGATGTCTATGCTGGTGTACCAAAG GATTATACAGGTGAAAATGTAACAACAACCAATTTCTTTGGTGTACTTCTTGGAAATGAAAGTATGGTGACAGGTGGAAGTAAGAAAGTTGTAGCGAGTAAACCTGAAGATAAAATCTTTGTGTATTTCACCGATCATGGCGGCCCTGGAGTTCTCT GTATGCCAAACTTTCCATACATTTATGCggatgattttattaatgttttgggAATGAAACATGAAATGGAGACTTATGATGAGATG GTTATATATGTAGAAGCATGTGAAAGTGGTAGTATTTTTGAAGGACTATTGCCTGCAGATATGGATATATATGTGACAACTGCATCGAATGCAAATGAGAGTAGTTGGGCCACTTATTGTCCTGGTATGAAGCCTTCTCCTCCTCCAGAATTCGACACTTGCTTAGGCGATTTATACAGTATTTCATGGATGGAAGACAG TGACTCTGAAGATTTAAGGAATGAAACATTGGAACAACAATACAAAAGA GTGAAAATGAGGACATACAATAACCATTCTTCTATTGGATCTCATGTGATGCAATACGGTAATCTACAAATGAGCAATGAGACTGTCTCAGTTTATCAAGGTTCAAGTCCTTGGAACTTTACTGCAGACCCTATTGGTTATTTCATTCCGATGGGTGTTGTTGACCAAAGAGATGCAGATCTTTATTCAATGTGGCAAAAG TACAAAAGATCAACAGAAGAATCGCAAGAGAATGCTGAACTACTCAAGAATATTAATGACGTTACGGCACATAGGGCACATTTGGATACTAGTGTTAATATGGTCAAAGAATATTTACTAGGAAACAGACTAATATCATCGAGAGACCAAGGGTCGGCCCTAGTGGATGATTGGCGATGTCTAAAATCAATG GTTCGAACATTTGAGACGTACTGTGAATCGTTGACTCAATATGGTATGAAGCATACACGAACATTCGCTGACTTATGTAACAATGGAGTGACCGAAAAATCAATGGATCAAGCTACGAAGGCCGCATGTAGCTCGTATAAAATGGGGCAATGGAATCCTGCAATTTTCGGATACAGTGCATGA